The following coding sequences lie in one Chionomys nivalis chromosome 8, mChiNiv1.1, whole genome shotgun sequence genomic window:
- the Zfta gene encoding zinc finger translocation-associated protein, whose amino-acid sequence MEPGGDHRSRSGGGRGGPGPAVSSARGRRLPPASASGGAEPEEDDGGQALQLEGGALGSWGSTPLPSSRARGPASSGRKYSDHCEARASRPGKSRIPGRDHRRYYHDHWRLEYLMDFIPSRHGMVCMVCGSSLATLKLSTIKRHIRQKHPYSLHWSTREKEVISNSWDAHLGLGACGEAESLGAQGAEEEEEDEEEEEGANLQACPPKGPGKAPAGGGCRRQRRGTRGGPVAPRRRRLAASRRAGGSRGVGARRLERRLKESLQNWFRAECLMDYDPRGNRLVCMACGRALPSLHLDDIRAHVLEVHPSSLGLSGPQRSALLQAWGDQPEALSELSQSSPDDDLVPQDLTRKSRDSAPAAGAPSSQDLSPPDVKEEAGWVPERPGPAEQEEEAEEGEGEGQRAGISVRPRRGRDHRRHYQERWRLEYLMELDGCRRGLVCMVCGGALASLKMSTIKRHIRQRHPGSTSLSGPVKALIAQEWSEKAAHLLALGLPSPESPSDPVAPSTASASEEGGGAQEAEPEEEWWGDASLSPGAPSERPAEEEEDEDDGQEPGGLAFPPLPLPPPPPPPPPPPRSREQRRNYQPRWRGEYLMDYDGSRRGLVCMVCGGALATLKVSTIKRHILQVHPFSMDFTPEERQTILEAYEEAALRCYGHEGFGPPAPATRDGGADLKPGAVCRA is encoded by the exons ATGGAGCCCGGCGGGGACCACCGGAGCCGGAGCGGCGGCGGCAGGGGCGGCCCCGGGCCCGCAGTGTCCTCGGCACGGGGCCGACGGCTGCCGCCCGCTTCAGCGAGCGGCGGCGCGGAGCCCGAGGAGGACGACGGCG GACAAGCTCTTCAGCTGGAAGGGGGTGCCTTGGGGTCCTGGGGGAGTACCCCCCTACCCTCCTCCAGGGCCAGGGGACCAGCATCTTCAGGCAGGAAATACTCAGATCATTGTGAGGCTCGGGCCTCGAGGCCAGGAAAGAGCCGCATCCCTGGCAGGGACCATCGGCGCTACTACCACGACCACTGGAGACTGGAGTACCTGATGGACTTCATTCCCTCCCGGCACGGcatggtgtgtatggtgtgtggcaGCTCCCTGGCCACCCTCAAGCTCAGCACCATCAAGAGGCACATCCGCCAGAAGCACCCCTACTCCCTACATTGGAGTACCCGGGAAAAGGAAGTCATCAGCAACAGCTGGGATGCCCACCTGGGGCTGGGGGCCTGTGGTGAGGCTGAGAGCCTAGGGGCCCAGggggctgaggaggaggaagaagatgaagaggaggaggagggggccaACCTTCAAGCTTGCCCACCCAAGGGCCCAG GCAAAGCCCCAGCTGGTGGGGGCTGCCGGCGCCAGCGGCGAGGGACTCGAGGGGGCCCAGTGGCACCTCGGCGCCGGCGCCTGGCAGCCTCCCGAAGGGCTGGGGGCAGCAGGGGAGTGGGGGCCCGGCGCCTGGAGCGGAGGCTGAAGGAGTCCCTGCAGAACTGGTTCCGGGCCGAGTGTCTCATGGACTACGACCCACGGGGGAATCGGCTGGTGTGCATGGCCTGTGGCCGGGCACTGCCGAGCCTGCACTTGGACGACATCCGTGCTCACGTGCTGGAGGTGCACCCCAGCTCCCTAGGGCTCAGTGGCCCCCAGCGCAGTGCCCTGCTGCAGGCCTGGGGTGACCAGCCTGAGGCTCTGTCCGAGCTCAGCCAGTCCTCACCAG ACGACGACCTCGTCCCCCAGGACCTGACCAGAAAGAGCCGGGACTCCGCCCCCGCTGCTGGAGCCCCCTCCTCTCAGGATCTCAGCCCCCCAGACGTAAAGGAAGAGGCTGGCTGGGTGCCTGAGAGGCCCGGGCCggcagagcaggaggaggaggccgAGGAGGGCGAGGGAGAGGGCCAGAGGGCAGGCATCTCGGTCCGGCCTCGGAGGGGCCGAGACCATCGCCGCCACTACCAGGAGCGCTGGCGGCTGGAGTACCTCATGGAGCTGGACGGTTGCCGGCGCGGCCTGGTGTGCATGGTGTGCGGGGGCGCGCTGGCCTCGCTCAAGATGAGCACCATCAAGCGACACATCCGCCAGCGCCACCCGGGCTCCACCAGCCTCAGCGGGCCAGTCAAGGCCCTCATCGCCCAGGAATGGAGCGAGAAGGCTGCACACCTGCTGGCCCTGGGGCTGCCCAGCCCGGAGTCCCCCAGCGACCCTGTCGCCCCCAGCACAGCCTCAGCCTctgaggaggggggaggggcgcAGGAGGCGGAGCCAGAGGAGGAGTGGTGGG GCGACGCGTCGCTGTCCCCCGGGGCTCCATCGGAGCGGCCTGCcgaagaagaggaggatgaagatgACGGTCAGGAGCCCGGGGGGCTAGCCTTCCCGCCGCTACCACTGCCCCCGCCGCCacctcccccgcccccgccgccTCGCAGTCGGGAGCAGCGGCGCAACTACCAGCCGCGCTGGCGGGGCGAGTACCTGATGGACTATGACGGCAGCCGGCGCGGCCTGGTGTGCATGGTGTGCGGGGGCGCGCTGGCCACGCTCAAGGTGAGCACAATCAAGCGACACATTCTGCAGGTGCATCCCTTCTCCATGGACTTCACCCCAGAGGAGCGCCAGACCATTCTGGAGGCTTACGAGGAGGCGGCACTACGCTGCTACGGCCACGAGGGCTTCGGGCCACCGGCCCCGGCGACGCGGGACGGCGGTGCGGACCTCAAGCCGGGCGCAGTTTGTCGCGCGTAG